The nucleotide sequence CTTCAATATGCTTGTCGTTGATTTTTACACCTTGCAGACGATATACGTCCTGAACTTCGTTCACGATGTAGTTTGTAAGCGCAACTTCGCCTTTCAAACGTAAGATATCGTGCGGGTTCTGTGGACCATCAGAAATAGTTTCACCACGGTTCACATGTTCGCCTTCGAACACGTTAATCGTACGCCATTTCGGAATCAGCTCTTCATAAATCTCAGAGCCATCATCCGGCGTAATCACCAGACGGTTCTTACCTTTGGTCTCTTTACCAAAGCTTACAACACCCGACACTTCTGCAAGGATTGCATGCTCTTTTGGCTTACGTGCTTCGAACAAGTCAGCTACACGCGGCAGACCACCGGTAATATCACGGGTACGTGAAGTTTCTTGTGGTACACGACCGATGACATCACCGACACCAATCGTTTCGCCATCACGAACAGAAAGAATCGTGTTCTGTGGCAGGAAGTAGAACTGTTCGCCACCATCAACGGTATCTAACACAACAGCAGGACGCAAATCTTTACCTGACGCAGGACGTGAAGTCACTGGCAAGATTTCAATGGTTGACATACCTGTTGCATCATCAGTTTTAGAAGTTACGGTTACGCCATCAGCAATCTGGCTGAAACGTACTTTACCTGCAACTTCTGTTACTAATGGATGTGTATGCGGATCCCAAGTCGCCACAATACCGCCTGCTTCTACAGCTTCGCCATCTTTCAGCAAGATAGACGCACCGTAAGGAAGTTTATAGCGCTCGCGCTCACGACCTAAATCATCCGCAATACCGATTTCACCTGAACGTGAAGTCGATACCAAGTGACCTTTGGCATGTTGTACTGTTTTCACGTTGTGGAAACGTACTGTACCTTGGTTACGAACTTGTACGCTGTTTGCAGCAGAAGTTCGGCTTGCAGCACCACCGACGTGGAAGGTACGCATCGTTAACTGTGTACCTGGCTCACCAATCGATTGAGCTGCCATTACACCAACAGACTCACCCGGGTTCACCTGATGACCACGTGCTAGGTCACGACCGTAACATTTCGCACATACACCGAAGGTAGACGCACAGTTCACGACTGAACGTACTTTAATTTCGTCGACACCTTGGCTTTCGATAAACGTCGCCAATTTCTCGTCAATTAACGTATTACGAGGAAGTAGAACTTCATCTGTACCTACACGTTTCACATCTTCAGCAACCACACGACCCAATACTCGTGCACCCAGGTTTTCGATGACATCGCCACCTTGAATGAACGGAGTCATTACCAGACCGTCATAAGTACCACAATCTGGCTCGGTAATGACCAAGTCCTGCGCAACGTCTACTAGACGACGAGTCAAGTAACCAGAGTTCGCAGTTTTCAGTGCTGTATCGGCCAAACCTTTACGCGCACCGTGTGTCGAGATGAAGTACTGAAGTACGGTCAAACCTTCACGGAAGTTCGCTTTAATCGGCGTTTCAATGATCGAGCCATCCGGCTTCGCCATCAAACCACGCATACCCGCCAACTGACGAATCTGAGCTGCCGAACCACGGGCACCCGAGTCAGACATCATGTAGATCGAGTTGAATGATTTTTGCTTCTCGTCTTCACCCTGTTTGTTCTTCACAGTGGTAAAAGACAAGTTGTCCATCATCGCTTTAGCAACCTGGTCATTGGTACGCGCCCAAATATCGACCACTTTGTTATAACGTTCGCCGGCAGTTACGAAACCTTGTTCGAACTGTTGTTCGATTTCACGAACTTCAGCTTCCGCTTTACCAATAATTGCTTGTTTTTGCGGTGGAATAACCATGTCTTCCATACCGACAGATACACCTGAACGCGTCGCTTGACGGAAGCCCAAGTACATCAACTGGTCAGCGAAGATAACAGTATCTTTCAGACCCAATTTACGGTAGCAAGAGTTAATTAGCTTAGAGATGTTTTTCTTGGTCATCTCAACGTTAATTTGCTGGAAATCCATACCTTCAGGCACAACTTCCCAAAGCAGGCAACGACCAGGCGTCGTATCTACAATAATGGTTTGCTGTTCACGGTTACCATCTTCATCGATCACAGTCTGGTGTACACGTGCTTTAACTCGAGCGTGTAGATCAACCTGACCTGTTGCCAGTGCACGGTTTACTTCGTGAGTATCCGCGAACACCATGCCTTCACCTTTGGCATTGATTGCATCACGCGTGATGTAATACAAGCCCAAGACAACGTCCTGAGACGGCACGATGATTGGCTCACCGTTTGCTGGAGACAGAATGTTGTTAGTCGACATCATTAACGCACGAGCTTCAAGCTGAGCTTCAAGTGTTAATGGTACGTGTACCGCCATTTGGTCACCATCGAAGTCGGCGTTAAACGCAGCACATACGAGTGGGTGTAGACGGATCGCTTTACCTTCGATCAGGATCGGTTCAAATGCTTGAAGACCCAAACGGTGAAGAGTTGGCGCACGGTTCAACATCACTGGATGTTGACGAATCACGTGAGCAAGAACATCCCAAA is from Acinetobacter lwoffii and encodes:
- the rpoC gene encoding DNA-directed RNA polymerase subunit beta', with product MKDLLDIMRKKTDSDGHAPVEFDRIRIGLASPEMIKSWSHGEVKKPETINYRTFKPERDGLFCAKIFGPVKDYECLCGKYKRMKYKGVICEKCGVEVTTAKVRRERMGHIELASPVAHIWFLKSLPSRIGLLLDMTLRDIERVLYFESYVVTDPGMTPFEKYQLLNDEEYFNALEEHGDEFTAKMGAEAVQDLLKDIDLEAEIARLREEIPVTTSETKLKKASKRLKLMEAFNDSNNKPEWMVLTVLPVLPPDLRPLVPLEGGRFATSDLNDLYRRVINRNNRLKRLLDLAAPDIIVRNEKRMLQESVDALLDNGRRGRAITGSNKRPLKSLADMIKGKQGRFRQNLLGKRVDYSGRSVITVGPNLRLHQCGLPKKMALELFKPFIFAKLQASGQATTIKAAKKMVERETPEVWDVLAHVIRQHPVMLNRAPTLHRLGLQAFEPILIEGKAIRLHPLVCAAFNADFDGDQMAVHVPLTLEAQLEARALMMSTNNILSPANGEPIIVPSQDVVLGLYYITRDAINAKGEGMVFADTHEVNRALATGQVDLHARVKARVHQTVIDEDGNREQQTIIVDTTPGRCLLWEVVPEGMDFQQINVEMTKKNISKLINSCYRKLGLKDTVIFADQLMYLGFRQATRSGVSVGMEDMVIPPQKQAIIGKAEAEVREIEQQFEQGFVTAGERYNKVVDIWARTNDQVAKAMMDNLSFTTVKNKQGEDEKQKSFNSIYMMSDSGARGSAAQIRQLAGMRGLMAKPDGSIIETPIKANFREGLTVLQYFISTHGARKGLADTALKTANSGYLTRRLVDVAQDLVITEPDCGTYDGLVMTPFIQGGDVIENLGARVLGRVVAEDVKRVGTDEVLLPRNTLIDEKLATFIESQGVDEIKVRSVVNCASTFGVCAKCYGRDLARGHQVNPGESVGVMAAQSIGEPGTQLTMRTFHVGGAASRTSAANSVQVRNQGTVRFHNVKTVQHAKGHLVSTSRSGEIGIADDLGRERERYKLPYGASILLKDGEAVEAGGIVATWDPHTHPLVTEVAGKVRFSQIADGVTVTSKTDDATGMSTIEILPVTSRPASGKDLRPAVVLDTVDGGEQFYFLPQNTILSVRDGETIGVGDVIGRVPQETSRTRDITGGLPRVADLFEARKPKEHAILAEVSGVVSFGKETKGKNRLVITPDDGSEIYEELIPKWRTINVFEGEHVNRGETISDGPQNPHDILRLKGEVALTNYIVNEVQDVYRLQGVKINDKHIEVIVRQMLRKVDITDGGDTSFIKGEQVDYIRVVQENQAVLAQNKFPAKFERQLMGITKASLSTDSFISAASFQETTRVLTEAAVTGKEDDLRGLKENVVVGRLIPAGTGLAYHLERRRQEAEAAEFELHNDFSDVDQALSQAFNEEF